In Gammaproteobacteria bacterium, the following proteins share a genomic window:
- a CDS encoding type II toxin-antitoxin system RelE/ParE family toxin, giving the protein MAQTLIWSHEALDDIDRIAEYISRDSLYHAQQVVERLFDLADELPAHPKLGSISNPPSQKIHHNKCPRQYCA; this is encoded by the coding sequence ATGGCTCAAACCCTGATCTGGTCGCACGAGGCGCTCGATGACATTGATCGCATCGCCGAGTACATCAGCCGAGACTCCCTCTACCACGCGCAACAGGTCGTCGAACGCCTATTCGATCTTGCCGACGAACTGCCTGCGCACCCCAAGCTTGGAAGCATCTCAAACCCACCTTCACAAAAAATTCATCATAATAAGTGTCCCCGCCAGTATTGCGCATAA